A stretch of the Streptomyces venezuelae genome encodes the following:
- a CDS encoding DUF3046 domain-containing protein, producing MRLTIFWERMAEHFGESYADSFARDHVMTELGGRTVHQALDAGWETKDVWRAVCAAMGVPAHLR from the coding sequence ATGAGGTTGACGATTTTCTGGGAGCGGATGGCGGAGCACTTCGGTGAGTCCTACGCCGACTCCTTCGCGCGTGACCACGTCATGACCGAGCTGGGGGGACGTACGGTCCACCAGGCGCTGGACGCCGGCTGGGAGACCAAGGACGTGTGGCGCGCGGTGTGCGCGGCCATGGGCGTCCCGGCCCACCTGCGCTGA
- a CDS encoding AzlD domain-containing protein, giving the protein MNVWIAIGATVLGCYLLKLAGLLVPAGVLERPLVQRLAALLPVALLAALTAQQTFSTGSALVVDARAAGLAAAGVALLLRAPFLIVVAAAVVVTAGVRALGG; this is encoded by the coding sequence GTGAACGTCTGGATCGCCATCGGCGCCACCGTCCTCGGCTGCTACCTGCTCAAGCTGGCCGGACTGCTCGTCCCGGCCGGTGTGCTGGAGCGCCCGCTGGTGCAGCGGCTGGCCGCCCTGCTGCCGGTCGCCCTGCTCGCCGCGCTGACCGCCCAGCAGACCTTCAGCACCGGATCCGCGCTGGTGGTCGATGCCCGGGCGGCCGGGCTCGCCGCCGCCGGGGTCGCCCTGCTGCTCCGGGCCCCGTTCCTGATCGTGGTCGCGGCTGCGGTGGTGGTCACCGCCGGAGTCCGGGCCCTGGGCGGCTGA
- a CDS encoding AzlC family ABC transporter permease — protein MARPTGAGRRAVVRDSLGVGVAVGLSGFAFGVTAAGAGISVLQACVLSLLVFTGASQFALVGALAAGGNPFTAAAGAFFLGTRNAFYGLRLSQLLALPRALRPFAAHWVIDETAAVSLAQKDRGAARLGFTVTGLSLFLLWNLTTLLGALGAEAIGDTNKWGLDAAGPAVFLALLAPMLRTATERAVAALALILGLGFLPVLPAGVPVLVAALAAPVILFLKGRRS, from the coding sequence GTGGCCCGGCCGACCGGCGCGGGCCGCCGGGCCGTCGTTCGCGACTCCCTCGGTGTCGGGGTTGCCGTCGGACTCTCCGGCTTCGCCTTCGGGGTGACCGCCGCCGGGGCCGGCATCAGCGTGCTCCAGGCCTGCGTGCTCAGCCTGCTGGTGTTCACCGGCGCCTCGCAGTTCGCCCTGGTCGGGGCGCTGGCCGCGGGCGGGAACCCGTTCACCGCCGCCGCCGGAGCCTTCTTCCTCGGGACCCGCAACGCCTTCTACGGGCTGCGGCTGTCCCAGCTGCTGGCCCTGCCCCGCGCCCTCCGGCCGTTCGCCGCGCACTGGGTGATCGACGAGACCGCCGCCGTCTCCCTCGCCCAGAAGGACCGGGGCGCCGCCCGGCTCGGTTTCACCGTCACCGGGCTCAGCCTGTTCCTGCTGTGGAACCTCACCACCCTGCTCGGGGCCCTGGGCGCCGAGGCCATCGGTGACACCAACAAGTGGGGCCTGGACGCCGCCGGACCCGCGGTCTTCCTCGCCCTGCTCGCCCCCATGCTGCGCACCGCCACCGAGCGGGCCGTGGCCGCGCTCGCCCTGATCCTCGGACTGGGCTTCCTGCCGGTGCTGCCGGCCGGAGTGCCGGTGCTGGTCGCCGCCCTCGCCGCGCCCGTGATCCTCTTCCTGAAGGGACGCCGCTCGTGA
- a CDS encoding AraC family transcriptional regulator, whose product MGRDGGEWARHWQYPELPGLDLLRAHYVRHTFPRHTHDGYVIAAVTCGIEEIGLPGATERAGPGSVVLINPEVPHTARAGTPGGWAYSTLYPAPDLVAEVAADLTTLRGTPAFTDTLVMDAEGARLITEIHRAAELGNALAADSLLRIVVARMLRGHGGALPGRPAAGAGTGTAERARAVLEDRLADPPSLEQLAAQLGTSPFALLRAFRERYGMPPHTWLTDARVRRARLLLGEGTPPAVAAVAVGFTDQPHLNRHFTRIVGVPPGAYRRERTR is encoded by the coding sequence ATGGGGAGAGACGGCGGGGAATGGGCGCGGCACTGGCAGTACCCGGAACTGCCCGGCCTGGATCTGCTGCGCGCCCACTACGTCCGCCACACCTTCCCCCGGCACACCCACGACGGCTATGTCATCGCCGCCGTGACCTGCGGCATCGAGGAGATCGGCCTGCCCGGGGCGACCGAGCGCGCCGGACCGGGCAGTGTGGTGCTGATCAACCCCGAGGTCCCGCACACGGCCCGGGCCGGGACCCCCGGGGGCTGGGCCTACTCCACTCTCTACCCGGCGCCCGACCTGGTCGCCGAGGTCGCCGCCGACCTCACCACCCTGCGCGGCACCCCCGCCTTCACCGACACACTGGTCATGGACGCGGAGGGAGCCCGCCTGATCACCGAGATCCACCGGGCCGCCGAACTGGGCAATGCGCTGGCCGCCGACAGCCTGCTGCGGATCGTGGTGGCCCGGATGCTCCGCGGCCACGGCGGCGCTCTGCCCGGCCGGCCGGCCGCGGGGGCCGGCACCGGCACCGCCGAGCGGGCCCGTGCGGTCCTGGAGGACCGGCTCGCGGACCCGCCGTCCCTGGAACAGCTCGCCGCACAGCTGGGCACCAGCCCGTTCGCCCTGCTCCGGGCCTTCCGCGAGCGGTACGGGATGCCGCCGCACACCTGGCTGACCGACGCCCGGGTGCGGCGCGCCCGCCTGCTGCTGGGGGAGGGCACCCCGCCGGCCGTGGCGGCCGTGGCGGTCGGCTTCACCGACCAGCCACACCTGAACCGGCATTTCACCCGGATCGTGGGCGTCCCGCCCGGCGCGTACCGGCGCGAGCGCACACGGTAG
- a CDS encoding ATP-dependent helicase has product MTGSALNSFSPATRSWFTGAFVAPTSAQEGAWRAIGAGSDVLVVAPTGSGKTLAAFLAALDRLASVPPPADPKKRCRVLYVSPLKALAVDVERNLRSPLTGIRQEAVRLGLPEPEIRVGIRSGDTPAAERRALATRPPDILITTPESLFLMLTSAAREALAGIETVILDEVHAVAGTKRGAHLALSLERLDELLPGPARRIGLSATVRPVDEVARYLAPRGRVEIVQPPSAKEFDLSVVVPVEDMGELGGSPATEEREGGDKPSIWPHVEERIADLVQAHRSTIVFANSRRLAERLCNRLNEIAYERAMGTPLAEGAPPPAEIMAQSGAARGAPPLLARAHHGSVSKEQRALVEEDLKAGRLPAVVATSSLELGIDMGAVDLVVQVESPPSVASGLQRVGRAGHQVGAVSRGVVFPKYRGDLVQSAVVTERMRSGSIESLRIPSNPLDVLAQQIVAMTAMDTWQWDDLIALVRRAAPFAALPESAFTAVLDMLAGRYPSDAFAELRPRVVWDRVAGTITGRPGAQRLAVTSGGTIPDRGLFGVFLAGADPKKGGGRVGELDEEMVYESRIGDVFTLGTTSWRIEDITRDRVLVSPAPGVPGRLPFWKGDQLGRPLELGRAVGAFLRELGGLSEEDARLRLLAAGLDAWAAGNVLAYLAEQREACGHVPDDRTIVVERFRDELGDWRVVVHSPFGAQVHAPWALALGSRLAERYGMDAQVMHADDGIVLRLPDADLLGMDLLDHDPLGAPAFEFDSEQAPLGAADVAFDRGEVDRIVTEQVGGSALFASRFRECAARALLLPRRSPGKRTPLWQQRQRAAQLLSVASEFGSFPIVLEAVRECLQDVFDVPGLTELMGDIEARRVRLVEVTTPEPSPFARSLLFGYVAQFLYEGDSPLAERRTAALSLDSRLLAELLGQAELRELLDPEVLAELERELQWLPTEGGEDGEGAEEGGRPGRRVKDVESVADVLRLLGPLTAAELAERGADPAWAGELAAARRIIAVRIGGADHWAAIEDAGRLRDALGTALPVGVPEAFTEPVKDPLGDLLARFARTHGPFTTATAAARFGLGAAVTEGALHRLAAAGRVVQGEFHPSGIGQEWCDATVLRRLRRRSLAALRQELEPVPPAALATFLPQWQHLGGALRGIDGLARAVEQLQGAPVPASALERLILPSRVSGYSPALLDELTTTGEVVWAGAGALPGKDGWVSLYLADAAPLLLPPPHPLEQSPLHQAVLDCLAGGYGLFFRQIAESVRTGWPEATDVQLSEVLWDLAWSGRLTNDTLAPLRSLLGSGRTAGATAHRARRTVPRGRYGTLSASVSRPGPPTVSGRWSLLPAHAPEPTHRAHALARTLLDRHGVVTRGAVQAEGVEGGFSAVYRVLSAFEDSGQARRGYVVEGLGAAQFAMDGAVDRLRAAERTPPPLAAVVLAAADPANAYGAALAWPEPPAGASHKPGRKAGSLVVLVDGELVLYLERGGKTLLAWPPAEDPRLEAATAALAAGSRAGTVPDLTVERINTAAALTSPLGKVLEAAGFHATPRGLRLRH; this is encoded by the coding sequence ATGACCGGCTCCGCGCTCAACTCGTTCTCCCCTGCGACCCGCTCCTGGTTCACGGGGGCCTTCGTCGCGCCCACTTCCGCCCAGGAGGGCGCCTGGCGGGCCATCGGTGCGGGCTCGGACGTGCTGGTGGTGGCGCCGACCGGGTCCGGCAAGACCCTGGCGGCCTTCCTCGCCGCCCTGGACCGGCTGGCCTCCGTCCCGCCGCCCGCGGATCCGAAGAAGCGCTGCCGGGTGTTGTACGTATCCCCGCTGAAGGCCCTCGCGGTGGATGTGGAGCGGAACCTGCGCAGCCCGCTGACCGGGATCCGGCAGGAGGCGGTGCGGCTGGGGCTGCCCGAGCCGGAGATCCGGGTGGGGATCCGGTCCGGGGACACCCCGGCGGCGGAGCGGCGGGCGCTGGCCACCCGGCCGCCGGACATCCTCATCACCACCCCCGAATCGCTGTTCCTGATGCTGACCTCGGCGGCCCGCGAAGCCCTGGCCGGGATCGAGACGGTGATCCTGGACGAGGTGCACGCCGTCGCCGGGACGAAGCGGGGCGCGCATCTGGCGCTGTCCCTGGAGCGGCTGGACGAGCTGCTGCCGGGTCCGGCGCGCCGGATCGGACTGTCGGCGACGGTCCGGCCGGTGGACGAGGTGGCCCGCTATCTGGCGCCGCGCGGCAGAGTCGAGATCGTCCAGCCGCCGTCGGCCAAGGAGTTCGACCTGTCGGTGGTCGTCCCGGTGGAGGACATGGGCGAGTTGGGCGGCTCGCCAGCCACGGAGGAGCGGGAGGGCGGCGACAAGCCGTCGATCTGGCCGCATGTGGAGGAGCGGATCGCTGACCTGGTCCAGGCGCACCGGTCGACGATCGTGTTCGCCAATTCGCGGCGGCTCGCGGAGCGGCTGTGCAACCGGCTCAACGAGATCGCGTACGAGCGGGCCATGGGCACTCCGCTGGCCGAAGGGGCCCCGCCGCCGGCCGAGATCATGGCCCAGTCGGGGGCCGCGAGGGGCGCCCCGCCGCTGCTGGCGCGGGCGCACCACGGTTCGGTGTCCAAGGAGCAGCGGGCCCTGGTCGAGGAGGATCTGAAGGCCGGCCGGCTGCCGGCCGTGGTGGCGACCTCCAGCCTGGAACTGGGCATCGACATGGGGGCGGTGGACCTGGTGGTGCAGGTGGAGTCGCCGCCGTCGGTGGCCTCGGGGCTGCAGCGGGTCGGCCGGGCCGGGCACCAGGTCGGTGCGGTGTCCCGGGGTGTGGTGTTCCCCAAGTACCGGGGCGATCTGGTGCAGTCGGCGGTGGTCACCGAGCGGATGCGGTCCGGGTCCATCGAGTCGCTGCGGATCCCGTCGAACCCGCTGGACGTGCTGGCGCAGCAGATCGTGGCGATGACCGCGATGGACACCTGGCAGTGGGACGACCTGATCGCCCTGGTGCGGCGGGCGGCGCCGTTTGCCGCACTGCCCGAATCGGCGTTCACCGCGGTACTGGACATGCTGGCGGGCCGTTATCCCTCGGACGCGTTCGCGGAGTTGCGGCCCCGGGTGGTCTGGGACCGGGTGGCGGGTACGATCACGGGCCGGCCGGGCGCGCAGCGGCTCGCGGTCACCTCCGGCGGGACCATCCCGGACCGGGGCCTGTTCGGGGTGTTCCTCGCCGGGGCCGACCCGAAGAAGGGCGGCGGCCGGGTCGGCGAGCTCGACGAGGAGATGGTGTACGAGTCCCGGATCGGGGACGTGTTCACGCTGGGCACCACCTCCTGGCGGATCGAGGACATCACCCGGGACCGGGTGCTGGTCTCGCCCGCGCCCGGGGTGCCGGGGCGGCTGCCGTTCTGGAAGGGCGACCAGCTGGGCCGGCCGCTGGAACTGGGCCGGGCGGTCGGCGCGTTCCTCCGGGAGCTGGGCGGCCTGTCCGAGGAGGATGCCCGGCTGCGGCTGCTGGCGGCCGGACTGGACGCCTGGGCCGCCGGAAATGTGCTCGCCTATCTGGCGGAGCAGCGCGAGGCCTGCGGTCATGTGCCCGACGACCGGACCATCGTGGTGGAACGGTTCCGGGACGAGCTGGGCGACTGGCGGGTGGTGGTCCACTCCCCCTTCGGTGCACAGGTGCACGCCCCGTGGGCGCTGGCGCTGGGCTCCCGGCTCGCCGAGCGGTACGGCATGGACGCGCAGGTGATGCACGCCGACGACGGGATCGTGCTGCGGCTGCCGGACGCCGACCTGCTGGGCATGGACCTCCTCGACCACGACCCGCTGGGCGCGCCCGCCTTCGAGTTCGACAGCGAGCAGGCCCCGTTGGGCGCCGCCGATGTCGCCTTCGACCGGGGCGAGGTGGACCGGATCGTCACCGAGCAGGTGGGCGGTTCGGCGTTGTTCGCCTCCCGGTTCCGGGAGTGCGCGGCCCGGGCCCTGCTGCTCCCGCGCCGCAGCCCGGGCAAGCGGACCCCGCTGTGGCAGCAGCGGCAGCGGGCCGCCCAGCTGCTGTCGGTGGCGTCCGAGTTCGGGTCCTTCCCGATCGTGCTGGAGGCGGTCCGCGAATGCCTCCAGGACGTGTTCGACGTCCCGGGCCTGACCGAGCTGATGGGGGACATCGAGGCGCGCCGGGTCCGCCTGGTCGAGGTCACCACCCCCGAACCCTCCCCGTTCGCCCGGTCCCTGCTGTTCGGGTATGTGGCCCAGTTCCTGTACGAGGGGGACTCCCCGCTCGCGGAGCGCCGGACGGCGGCGCTGTCGCTGGACTCCCGGCTGCTGGCCGAGCTGCTCGGCCAGGCGGAGCTGCGGGAGCTACTGGATCCGGAGGTGCTGGCCGAGCTGGAGCGGGAGCTCCAGTGGCTGCCGACCGAGGGGGGCGAGGACGGAGAGGGCGCCGAGGAGGGCGGGCGTCCGGGACGCCGGGTCAAGGACGTCGAATCGGTGGCCGATGTGCTCCGGCTGCTGGGCCCGCTGACCGCGGCCGAGCTGGCCGAGCGTGGCGCGGACCCGGCCTGGGCCGGGGAGCTCGCCGCGGCCCGCCGGATCATCGCGGTCCGGATCGGGGGCGCCGACCACTGGGCTGCGATCGAGGACGCGGGCCGGCTGCGGGATGCCCTGGGCACGGCCCTGCCGGTGGGTGTCCCGGAGGCGTTCACCGAACCGGTGAAGGACCCGCTGGGTGATCTGCTGGCCCGGTTCGCCCGTACCCACGGCCCGTTCACCACGGCCACCGCCGCGGCCCGGTTCGGGCTGGGTGCCGCGGTGACCGAGGGCGCCCTGCACCGGCTGGCGGCAGCCGGGCGGGTGGTGCAGGGCGAGTTCCATCCCTCCGGGATCGGCCAGGAGTGGTGCGATGCGACGGTGCTGCGGCGGCTGCGCCGGCGCTCGCTGGCCGCGCTCCGGCAGGAGCTGGAGCCCGTCCCGCCGGCCGCGCTGGCCACCTTCCTGCCGCAGTGGCAGCACCTGGGCGGGGCGCTGCGCGGGATCGACGGGCTGGCCCGGGCGGTCGAGCAGCTCCAGGGTGCCCCGGTGCCGGCCTCGGCGCTGGAGCGGCTGATCCTGCCGTCCCGGGTCAGCGGGTACTCCCCGGCCCTGCTCGACGAGCTGACCACGACCGGCGAGGTGGTCTGGGCGGGTGCGGGGGCGCTGCCCGGCAAGGACGGCTGGGTGTCGCTGTACCTCGCGGATGCGGCTCCGCTTCTGCTGCCGCCGCCGCATCCACTGGAGCAGAGCCCGCTGCACCAGGCGGTGCTGGACTGCCTGGCCGGGGGGTACGGCCTGTTCTTCCGCCAGATCGCGGAGTCGGTGCGCACCGGATGGCCCGAGGCGACCGACGTCCAGCTGTCGGAGGTGCTGTGGGACCTCGCCTGGTCGGGCCGGCTGACGAACGACACCCTGGCCCCGCTCCGCTCCCTGCTCGGTTCGGGGCGGACCGCGGGTGCCACCGCGCACCGGGCCCGGCGTACGGTTCCGCGCGGCCGGTACGGCACGTTGAGCGCCTCGGTGTCCCGGCCCGGTCCGCCCACGGTCTCCGGTCGCTGGTCGCTGCTCCCGGCCCATGCCCCGGAGCCGACCCACCGGGCGCACGCCCTGGCCCGGACCCTGCTGGACCGGCACGGGGTGGTCACCCGGGGTGCGGTCCAGGCCGAGGGGGTGGAGGGCGGTTTCAGCGCGGTCTACCGGGTCCTGTCCGCGTTCGAGGACAGCGGCCAGGCCCGCCGGGGCTATGTGGTGGAGGGGCTGGGCGCGGCCCAGTTCGCGATGGACGGTGCGGTGGACCGGCTGCGGGCGGCGGAGCGCACCCCGCCGCCGCTGGCCGCCGTGGTGCTGGCGGCGGCCGATCCGGCGAATGCGTACGGGGCGGCCCTGGCCTGGCCCGAGCCCCCGGCCGGGGCTTCGCACAAGCCGGGCCGCAAGGCCGGCTCGCTGGTGGTGCTGGTGGACGGTGAA